One Salvia splendens isolate huo1 chromosome 12, SspV2, whole genome shotgun sequence genomic window carries:
- the LOC121759040 gene encoding pre-mRNA-splicing factor SYF1-like has protein sequence MSIAQDLYPTEEDYLYEEEVLRNPNNLKLWWRYLIAKSDAPFKKRAIIYERALKALPGSYKLWHAYLRERLEIVRNLPITHSQYQTLNNTFERALATMHKMPRIWTMFLQSLTHQKLITRTRRTFDRALCALPVTQHDRIWECYLVFVSQRGVPIDTSLRVYKRYLKYDPSHIEDFIEFLVNSQLWQEAAERLAGVLNDDQFYSIKGKTKHRLWLELCDLLTQHATEISGLNVDAIIRGGIRKFTDEVGRLWTSLADYYIRRQLLEKARDVFEEGMTTVVTVRDFSVIFDAYSQFEDSVLSIKMDNMDDSDEEDGNEDDIEEDDEEDDRLDIEKLRKRISCFWLKDDKDVDLRLARYEHLMDRRPELANSVLLRQNPHNVEQWHRRVKLFEGNPTKQILTYTEAVRTVDPMKAVGKPHTLWVAFAKLYETHGDVSNARVIFDKAVQVNYKAVDHLASIWCEWAEMELRHKNLKGALELMRRATAEPSVEVKRRVAADGNEPVQMKVHKSLKLWTFYVDLEESLGTLESTRVVYEKILDLRIATPQIIINYAMLLEEHKYFEDSFKVYERGVKIFKYPHVKDIWVTYLSKFVKRYGKSKLERAREIFEKAVEEAPAESVKPLYLQYAKLEEDYGLAKRAMRVYDQATKAVPPNEKLGMYEIYIARAADIFGLPKTREIYEQAIESRLPDKDVKVMCLRYAELEKNLGEIDRARALYKHASQFANPKSDPDFWNKWHEFEVLHGNEDTYREMRRIMRSVDASYSQTHFILPEYLMQKDQMQTLDEAKDVLKKAGVAEDEMAALERQLLPTTNDTSAKDGGRRLGFVSAGLQQNGETTANTEDIELPEDSDPEDEEKVEIAQKEIPDAVFGGLVRKRDEADDKGKEATDTENKENDGHLGALERIKRMRRGA, from the exons ATGTCGATTGCGCAGGATCTCTATCCCACCGAAGAGGACTACCTCTACGAAGAAGAGGTACTTcgaaaccctaacaatctcaaATTATGGTGGCGATACCTAATCGCGAAGAGCGACGCGCCGTTCAAGAAGCGCGCCATTATCTACGAGCGAGCTCTCAAGGCCTTGCCCGGAAGCTACAAGCTGTGGCACGCCTATCTCCGCGAGCGCCTCGAGATCGTGAGGAATCTACCGATTACTCACTCGCAGTATCAGACGCTGAACAACACTTTCGAGCGAGCCCTCGCCACGATGCACAAGATGCCCCGCATTTGGACTATGTTTTTGCAGTCTCTGACGCATCAGAAGCTGATTACTCGGACGCGGCGCACGTTCGACCGTGCATTGTGCGCGCTGCCGGTTACTCAGCACGACCGAATCTGGGAGTGTTATCTGGTGTTCGTGTCGCAGAGGGGCGTGCCGATAGATACGTCGCTGAGGGTGTACAAGAGGTACCTGAAGTATGATCCAAGTCATATCGAGGATTTTATTGAGTTCTTGGTTAATTCGCAGTTGTGGCAGGAGGCTGCAGAGAGGTTGGCTGGAGTTTTAAATGACGACCAGTTTTACTCTATAAAGGGGAAGACAAAACATAGGCTATGGTTGGAATTGTGTGATTTGTTGACTCAGCACGCTACCGAGATATCGGGATTGAATGTGGATGCGATAATTAGAGGGGGGATTAGGAAGTTTACGGATGAAGTGGGGAGACTGTGGACTTCGTTAGCTGATTATTATATTAGGAGACAGCTTCTTGAGAAGGCCCGAGATGTCTTTGAGGAAGGGATGACGACTGTAGTCACAGTGAGGGATTTCAGTGTTATTTTTGATGCATATTCACAATTTGAGGACAGTGTGTTGTCAATTAAGATGGACAATATGGATGACAGTGATGAAGAAGATGGGAATGAGGATGACATAGAGGAGGATGACGAGGAGGATGATAGGTTGGATATTGAGAAGTTGAGGAAGAGGATCAGCTGTTTTTGGTTGAAGGATGACAAGGATGTGGATTTGCGGTTGGCGAGGTATGAGCATCTGATGGACAGGAGGCCGGAGTTAGCTAACAGTGTGCTTTTGAGGCAGAATCCTCACAATGTGGAGCAGTGGCATCGGAGAGTTAAGCTTTTTGAAGGGAATCCCACAAAACAAATTTTGACTTACACAGAAGCTGTGAGGACCGTGGATCCCATGAAGGCTGTGGGGAAACCCCATACTCTGTGGGTTGCATTTGCTAAGTTGTATGAGACTCATGGAGATGTTTCAAATGCCCGGGTGATTTTTGATAAGGCTGTGCAGGTTAATTACAAGGCTGTCGATCATCTAGCAAGCATTTGGTGTGAATGGGCTGAGATGGAGCTCAGACACAAAAATTTAAAGGGTGCACTGGAACTGATGAGGCGTGCTACTGCTGAGCCATCTGTTGAGGTCAAGAGGAGAG TTGCTGCTGATGGAAATGAACCAGTGCAAATGAAGGTTCATAAATCCCTCAAGCTTTGGACATTTTATGTGGATTTGGAGGAAAGCTTGGGTACCTTGGAGTCAACTCGTGTAGTTTATGAGAAAATATTGGATCTAAGAATTGCTACTCCCCAGATTATCATAAACTATGCAATGCTTCTAGAA GAACACAAGTACTTTGAAGACTCATTTAAAGTTTATGAGAGAGGTGTAAAAATATTTAAGTACCCGCATGTGAAAGATATATGGGTCACATATCTTTCCAAATTTGTTAAGAGATATGGAAAATCAAAGCTGGAACGAGCTCGAGAGATATTTGAGAAGGCAGTTGAAGAG GCTCCTGCAGAGTCAGTGAAACCCCTGTATCTTCAATACGCGAAATTGGAGGAAGACTATGGTCTGGCTAAAAGAGCAATGCGGGTGTATGATCAGGCTACAAAAGCTGTCCCACCTAATGAGAAGTTGGGCATGTATGAGATATATATTGCCAGGGCAGCTGACATATTCGGATTACCAAAAACTAGGGAGATTTATGAGCAAGCTATTGAATCACGACTGCCAGACAAGGATGTAAAGGTCATGTGCTTGAGATATGCTGAACTCGAGAAGAATCTTGGTGAAATCGATCGTGCTCGTGCATTATACAAGCATGCATCACAGTTTGCTAATCCAAAATCTGATCCTGACTTCTGGAACAAGTGGCATGAATTTGAAGTGCTGCATGGAAACGAGGATACATATCGGGAGATGCGCAGAATCATGAGAAGTGTTGATGCTAGCTATAGCCAG ACGCACTTTATCCTACCGGAGTATCTGATGCAAAAGGACCAGATGCAGACCCTTGACGAAGCTAAGGATGTTCTCAAGAAGGCAGGCGTTGCAGAGGACGAAATGGCTGCACTTGAGAGGCAATTACTGCCCACTACCAATGACACCAGTGCTAAAGATGGTGGTAGACGATTAGGATTCGTGAGTGCTGGTTTGCAGCAAAATGGAGAGACAACAGCAAATACAGAGGATATCGAGCTTCCAGAAGATAGTGATCCCGAAGATGAGGAGAAGGTTGAGATCGCACAGAAAGAAATTCCAGATGCAGTGTTTGGAGGATTGGTGCGGAAGAGAGACGAAGCAGACGACAAAGGTAAAGAAGCAACTGATACGGAAAACAAAGAGAACGATGGTCATTTAGGTGCCTTGGAGAGAATCAAACGAATGAGACGAGGCGCCTAG
- the LOC121756995 gene encoding trihelix transcription factor ASIL2-like, producing the protein MGDLTESSTPHAPAPPRQGPFREDCWTEEATATLVDTWGQRYLELNRGNLRQKDWQEVADAVNALHGHTKKTHRTDVQCKNRIDTLKKKYKTERTRIAESNGALASSWPFFSTLEHLIGSNFNKHQQSKVITLPQSAPQLSLPAPPLAVPLSYRKPMNPAVVTPFSLPQKRPMTSPVVDKSFFRRNYSAMAAAAAAPDDEADDDDDELEGDEVEGSEDEAEEDEQVGQEGMRRLAKAIENFGEIFEKVEGNKLRQMVELEKQRMQFAKDLEVQRMQLFMDTQVQLEKVKRTKRPGSSDDMYS; encoded by the coding sequence ATGGGCGATTTGACGGAATCTTCGACTCCTCACGCGCCGGCGCCGCCGCGGCAGGGTCCTTTCCGCGAGGACTGCTGGACGGAGGAGGCGACGGCGACGCTCGTCGATACCTGGGGACAGCGCTACCTCGAGCTCAACCGCGGCAACCTCCGCCAGAAGGATTGGCAGGAGGTGGCAGATGCGGTGAACGCGCTCCACGGCCACACCAAGAAGACGCACCGCACCGACGTGCAGTGTAAGAACCGGATCGATACTCTGAAGAAGAAATACAAGACGGAGAGGACGAGGATCGCTGAATCGAACGGTGCCCTAGCCTCGTCCTGGCCGTTTTTCTCCACTCTGGAGCACTTGATCGGATCTAATTTCAACAAGCACCAGCAGAGCAAGGTGATTACGTTGCCTCAATCTGCGCCGCAGCTATCTCTGCCTGCTCCGCCGCTGGCTGTGCCGTTATCCTATCGCAAACCGATGAATCCTGCGGTGGTGACGCCGTTTAGTCTGCCGCAGAAGCGTCCGATGACGTCTCCGGTCGTGGATAAGTCGTTCTTCAGGAGAAATTACTCGGCGATGGCTGCTGCAGCGGCTGCACCTGACGATGaggctgatgatgatgatgatgagttgGAGGGTGATGAAGTGGAGGGGAGCGAGGATGAGGCTGAAGAGGACGAACAGGTAGGGCAAGAAGGGATGAGGAGACTGGCAAAGGCTATAGAGAATTTTGGGGAAATTTTTGAGAAGGTAGAGGGTAATAAGCTGAGGCAGATGGTGGAGTTGGAGAAGCAAAGGATGCAGTTTGCTAAAGATTTGGAGGTCCAAAGGATGCAATTGTTTATGGATACACAGGTCCAGTTAGAGAAGGTCAAGCGAACTAAACGACCTGGATCTTCTGATG